Proteins found in one Pseudomonas mosselii genomic segment:
- the zapE gene encoding cell division protein ZapE produces the protein MTPLERYQADLKRPDFFHDAAQETAVRHLQRLYDDLVRAQNNKPGVFGKLFGKKEQTPVKGLYFWGGVGRGKTYLVDTFYEALPFKQKMRTHFHRFMKRVHEEMKTLKGEKNPLTIIAKRFSEEAKVICFDEFFVSDITDAMILGTLMEELFKNGVSLVATSNIVPDGLYKDGLQRARFLPAIAMIKQYTDVVNVDSGVDYRLRHLEQAELYHFPLNEAAHESLRASFKALTPECTQAVDNDVLMIENRPIHALRTCDDVAWFDFRALCDGPRSQNDYIELGKIFHAVLLSNVEQMGVTTDDIARRFINMVDEFYDRNVKLIISAEVELKDLYTGGRLSFEFQRTLSRLLEMQSHEFLSRAHKP, from the coding sequence ATGACTCCTCTAGAACGCTATCAAGCAGATCTGAAACGTCCCGACTTCTTCCATGATGCGGCGCAGGAAACTGCGGTGCGTCACCTGCAGCGCCTGTACGACGACCTGGTGCGCGCGCAGAACAACAAGCCGGGCGTGTTCGGCAAGCTGTTCGGCAAGAAGGAGCAGACGCCGGTCAAGGGTCTGTACTTCTGGGGCGGGGTAGGGCGAGGCAAGACCTACCTGGTCGACACCTTCTATGAAGCGCTGCCGTTCAAGCAGAAGATGCGCACGCACTTCCACCGCTTCATGAAGCGCGTCCACGAGGAGATGAAGACCCTCAAGGGCGAGAAAAACCCGCTGACCATCATCGCCAAACGCTTCAGCGAAGAGGCCAAGGTGATCTGCTTCGACGAGTTCTTCGTCTCCGACATCACCGATGCGATGATCCTCGGCACCCTGATGGAAGAGCTGTTCAAGAACGGCGTGTCGCTGGTGGCCACCTCCAACATCGTCCCCGACGGCCTGTACAAGGACGGCCTGCAGCGCGCGCGCTTCCTGCCGGCCATCGCCATGATCAAGCAGTACACCGACGTGGTGAATGTCGACAGCGGCGTCGACTACCGCCTGCGTCACCTGGAACAGGCCGAGCTGTACCACTTCCCGCTCAACGAGGCGGCCCACGAGAGCCTGCGGGCGAGCTTCAAGGCGCTGACCCCGGAATGCACCCAGGCCGTCGACAATGACGTGCTGATGATCGAGAACCGCCCGATCCATGCCCTGCGCACCTGCGACGACGTTGCCTGGTTCGACTTCCGCGCCCTGTGCGACGGGCCGCGCAGCCAGAACGACTACATCGAGCTGGGCAAGATCTTCCATGCCGTGCTGCTGAGCAACGTCGAGCAGATGGGCGTGACCACCGACGACATCGCCCGGCGCTTCATCAACATGGTCGACGAGTTCTACGACCGCAACGTGAAGCTGATCATCTCGGCCGAGGTGGAGCTCAAGGACCTGTACACCGGCGGGCGCCTGAGCTTCGAGTTCCAGCGCACGCTCAGCCGCTTGCTGGAAATGCAGTCCCACGAGTTCCTGTCGCGGGCGCACAAGCCGTAA
- the mdeB gene encoding alpha-ketoglutarate dehydrogenase, translated as MVAMMNPNEPLTALETALDSDPGETAEWCEALSSTLAHCGPARARYLLQRLQAHALELGLEREAQAFSAYRNTLPVEQQGNYPGDLELDERITGILRWNALAMVVRANHAYGELGGHIASYASAAEIFEVGFQHFFRGEGGGAQRSGDLVFFQPHSAPGIYARAFLEGRLSEAQLANYRQEVAGNGLCSYPHPWLMPDFWQFPTGSMGIGPLNAIYQARFMRYLQHRGLLDTSARHVWGVFGDGEMDEPESIAGLTLAAREGLDNLTFIVNCNLQRLDGPVRGNGQIIQELEALFSGAGWNVIKVLWGSEWDALFARDHEHALLRQLAATPDGQFQTLGAKDGSYNLEHFFKQNPALQRLVAHMSADEINALKRGGHDFRKLHAAYAAAKACKGRPTVILAKTKKGYGMSSAGESRMTAHQAKKLDVQALLAFRDRFHLPLSDEEVEQLRFYRPAADSPEMIYLRQRREALGGPLPVRRSDCAGLPVPDLDSFAGFALRAEGKEMSTTMAAVRLLGNWLKVPGLGPRVVPIVADEARTFGMASLFRQIGIYSPQGQRYEPEDAGSLLVYKEARDGQLLEEGITEAGAISSWIAAATAYAVHGEAMLPVYIYYSMFGFQRVGDLIWAAADQRARGLLLGATAGRTTLGGEGLQHQDGSSLVMASMVPNCRAWDPCFAGELAVILEHAARRMLVEQRDEFHYVAVMNENYPQPSLPEDMHEDVLRGMYRLARHASAASRGQVRLLGSGTILREVIAAGELLASDWQVDSEVFSVTSFSELARGARDAQRLAMAGEQADCHVRHSLPGDAPVIAASDYVRAWPQLIAEYVQAPYITLGTDGFGRSDTRQQLRRFFEVDRHAVVLAALYGLVCQGVLPADVLGQARARYGIGEEGAAWYR; from the coding sequence ATGGTAGCAATGATGAACCCGAACGAGCCGTTGACGGCCCTGGAAACCGCGCTGGACAGTGACCCCGGTGAAACCGCCGAATGGTGCGAGGCCCTGTCCTCGACCCTGGCCCACTGCGGGCCGGCACGGGCGCGCTACCTGCTGCAGCGCCTGCAGGCCCATGCCCTGGAGCTGGGCCTGGAGCGTGAGGCCCAGGCCTTCTCGGCCTACCGCAACACTTTGCCGGTGGAGCAGCAGGGCAACTATCCGGGCGACTTGGAACTGGACGAGCGAATCACCGGCATCCTGCGCTGGAACGCCCTGGCCATGGTGGTACGGGCCAACCATGCCTACGGCGAGCTGGGCGGGCATATCGCCAGCTATGCCTCGGCGGCGGAAATCTTCGAGGTCGGTTTCCAGCACTTTTTCCGGGGCGAGGGCGGCGGCGCGCAGCGCAGTGGCGACCTGGTGTTCTTCCAGCCGCACTCGGCGCCGGGTATCTATGCCCGCGCCTTCCTTGAAGGGCGCCTGAGCGAGGCGCAACTGGCCAACTACCGCCAGGAGGTCGCGGGAAACGGCCTGTGCTCCTATCCGCATCCCTGGCTGATGCCTGACTTCTGGCAGTTCCCCACCGGCTCCATGGGCATCGGCCCACTCAATGCCATCTACCAGGCGCGGTTCATGCGCTACCTGCAGCACCGCGGTCTGCTCGATACTTCGGCGCGGCATGTGTGGGGCGTGTTCGGCGATGGCGAGATGGACGAGCCGGAATCGATCGCCGGCCTGACCCTGGCGGCCCGCGAAGGCCTGGACAACCTGACCTTCATCGTCAACTGCAATCTGCAGCGCCTGGATGGCCCGGTGCGTGGCAACGGCCAGATCATCCAGGAACTCGAAGCGCTGTTCAGCGGCGCCGGCTGGAACGTGATCAAGGTGCTGTGGGGCTCGGAGTGGGACGCGCTGTTCGCCCGGGATCATGAGCATGCGCTGCTGCGCCAGCTGGCGGCGACACCCGACGGGCAATTCCAGACCCTCGGCGCCAAGGACGGCAGCTACAACCTCGAGCACTTCTTCAAGCAGAACCCGGCCCTGCAGCGCTTGGTGGCGCACATGAGCGCCGACGAGATCAACGCCCTCAAGCGTGGTGGCCACGATTTTCGCAAGCTGCATGCCGCCTATGCCGCGGCCAAGGCCTGCAAGGGCCGGCCGACGGTGATCCTGGCCAAGACCAAGAAAGGCTACGGCATGAGCAGTGCCGGTGAGTCGCGGATGACCGCGCACCAGGCCAAGAAGCTCGATGTTCAGGCACTGCTGGCCTTCCGCGACCGCTTCCACCTGCCGCTGTCGGACGAGGAAGTGGAGCAGTTGCGTTTCTACCGTCCGGCCGCCGACAGCCCGGAGATGATCTACCTGCGCCAGCGCCGCGAGGCCCTGGGCGGGCCGCTGCCGGTGCGGCGCAGCGACTGCGCCGGCCTGCCCGTGCCGGACCTGGACAGCTTCGCCGGCTTTGCCCTGCGCGCCGAGGGCAAGGAGATGTCCACCACCATGGCTGCCGTGCGCCTGCTTGGCAACTGGCTCAAGGTGCCGGGATTGGGGCCGCGGGTGGTGCCGATCGTCGCCGACGAGGCACGCACCTTCGGCATGGCCAGCCTGTTCCGCCAGATCGGCATCTACTCGCCCCAGGGGCAACGCTACGAGCCGGAGGACGCCGGCTCGCTGCTGGTCTACAAGGAAGCGCGCGACGGCCAGTTGCTGGAGGAGGGCATCACCGAGGCCGGGGCGATCTCTTCCTGGATCGCGGCGGCGACTGCCTATGCCGTGCATGGCGAGGCGATGCTGCCGGTGTACATCTATTACTCGATGTTCGGCTTCCAGCGGGTCGGCGACCTGATCTGGGCCGCCGCCGACCAGCGCGCCCGCGGCCTGTTGCTCGGCGCCACCGCGGGGCGTACCACGCTGGGTGGCGAGGGGCTGCAGCACCAGGACGGCTCGAGCCTGGTCATGGCTTCCATGGTGCCCAATTGCCGTGCCTGGGACCCGTGCTTTGCCGGCGAGCTGGCGGTGATCCTCGAGCATGCCGCGCGGCGCATGCTGGTGGAGCAGCGGGACGAGTTCCACTATGTGGCGGTGATGAATGAAAACTACCCGCAGCCGTCATTGCCCGAGGACATGCACGAGGATGTGTTGCGAGGCATGTACCGGCTTGCCCGGCATGCGTCGGCAGCGTCCCGTGGTCAGGTACGGCTGTTGGGTTCGGGCACCATCCTGCGCGAGGTGATCGCCGCCGGCGAGTTGTTGGCCAGCGACTGGCAGGTCGACAGCGAGGTGTTCAGCGTCACCAGCTTCAGCGAGCTGGCGCGTGGGGCCAGGGATGCGCAACGCCTGGCGATGGCCGGGGAGCAAGCGGATTGTCACGTGCGTCATAGCCTGCCAGGTGATGCCCCGGTGATCGCGGCCAGCGACTATGTGCGTGCCTGGCCGCAACTGATTGCCGAGTATGTACAGGCGCCCTACATCACCCTGGGCACCGATGGATTCGGGCGCAGTGATACGCGTCAACAACTGCGGCGGTTCTTCGAGGTGGATCGGCATGCCGTGGTGCTGGCGGCATTGTACGGGCTGGTGTGCCAGGGCGTGCTGCCGGCAGATGTGCTGGGGCAGGCAAGGGCGCGGTATGGGATTGGCGAGGAGGGGGCGGCCTGGTATCGGTGA
- a CDS encoding tryptophan--tRNA ligase, with the protein MTTRILTGITTTGTPHLGNYAGAIRPAILASQQPGVDSFYFLADYHALIKCDDPQRIQRSRLEIAATWLAGGLDPDKVTFYRQSDIPEIPELTWLLTCVAAKGLLNRAHAYKASVDKNVEAGEDPDAGVTMGLFSYPVLMAADILMFNANKVPVGRDQIQHVEMARDIGQRFNHLFGQGKDFFALPEAVIEESVATLPGLDGRKMSKSYDNTIPLFTSAKDMKDAISRIVTDSKAPGEAKDPDNSHLFTLFQAFSTPAQCAAFREELVQGLGWGEAKQRLFQLLDGQLAEKREHYHQLISRPSDLEDILLAGAAKARKIATPFLEQLREAVGLRSFRTTVQATTEVKKKAAKTARFVSFRDEDGSFRFRLLAADGEQLLLSRSFADGKSAGAVSKQLQQGGEADVRVEGLSFSLWLEGEQVADGPQFEAAEARDAAIASLREALAPQQD; encoded by the coding sequence ATGACCACGCGCATCCTCACCGGTATCACCACCACCGGCACCCCGCACCTGGGCAACTACGCCGGCGCCATCCGCCCGGCCATCCTCGCCAGCCAGCAGCCCGGCGTCGACTCGTTCTACTTCCTGGCCGACTACCACGCCCTGATCAAGTGCGACGACCCGCAGCGCATCCAGCGCTCGCGCCTGGAGATCGCCGCCACCTGGCTGGCCGGCGGCCTGGATCCGGACAAGGTGACCTTCTACCGCCAGTCGGACATCCCCGAAATCCCAGAGCTGACCTGGCTGCTGACCTGCGTCGCCGCCAAGGGCCTGCTCAACCGCGCCCACGCCTACAAGGCTTCGGTGGACAAGAACGTCGAGGCCGGCGAAGACCCGGACGCCGGCGTGACCATGGGCCTGTTCAGCTACCCGGTGCTGATGGCCGCCGACATCCTGATGTTCAACGCCAACAAGGTGCCGGTCGGCCGTGACCAGATCCAGCATGTGGAAATGGCCCGCGACATCGGCCAGCGCTTCAACCACCTGTTCGGCCAGGGCAAGGACTTCTTCGCCTTGCCGGAAGCGGTGATCGAGGAAAGCGTGGCGACCCTGCCAGGCCTGGACGGGCGCAAGATGTCCAAGAGCTACGACAACACCATCCCGTTGTTCACCAGCGCCAAGGACATGAAAGACGCCATCTCGCGCATCGTCACCGACTCCAAGGCGCCGGGCGAGGCCAAGGATCCGGATAATTCGCACCTGTTCACCCTGTTCCAGGCCTTCTCCACGCCAGCGCAATGCGCCGCGTTCCGTGAAGAGCTGGTGCAGGGCCTGGGCTGGGGCGAAGCCAAGCAGCGCCTGTTCCAGCTGCTCGACGGCCAGCTGGCGGAAAAGCGCGAGCACTACCACCAGCTGATCTCGCGCCCGTCGGACCTGGAGGACATTCTCCTTGCTGGCGCCGCCAAGGCTCGCAAGATTGCCACGCCATTCCTCGAACAGCTGCGTGAAGCGGTTGGTCTGCGTTCGTTCCGCACCACCGTGCAAGCCACCACTGAAGTGAAGAAGAAGGCCGCCAAGACCGCCCGCTTCGTCAGCTTCCGCGATGAAGACGGCAGCTTCCGCTTCCGACTGCTGGCCGCCGATGGCGAGCAACTGCTGCTGTCGCGCAGCTTCGCCGATGGCAAGAGCGCCGGTGCGGTGAGCAAGCAACTGCAGCAAGGTGGCGAGGCCGATGTACGGGTAGAGGGCCTGAGCTTCAGCCTGTGGCTGGAGGGCGAGCAGGTTGCCGACGGGCCGCAGTTCGAGGCCGCCGAGGCCCGTGACGCGGCCATCGCAAGCCTGCGCGAGGCCCTGGCGCCGCAGCAGGACTGA
- a CDS encoding alpha/beta hydrolase — MLIRETPLFIDGPCGQLEALYLDVADARGAVLICHPNPVQGGTMLNKVVSTLQRTARDAGYVTLRFNYRGVGQSAGSHDMGAGEVADAEAAAAWLRAQHPELPLVLMGFSFGGFVAASLAGRLEAGGAALQHLFMIAPAVMRLSEQFPLPERVDLTVVQPDTDEVVDPQLVYDWSNDLSRPHELLKVAECGHFFHGKLTDLKDLLLPRLSN; from the coding sequence TTGCTTATCCGCGAAACACCCTTGTTCATCGATGGCCCGTGCGGCCAGCTGGAAGCCTTGTACCTGGACGTGGCCGACGCCCGTGGCGCGGTGCTGATCTGCCACCCCAACCCGGTCCAGGGCGGCACCATGCTCAACAAGGTGGTGTCGACCCTGCAACGCACCGCCCGTGACGCCGGCTACGTCACCTTGCGCTTCAACTACCGCGGTGTCGGCCAGAGTGCCGGCAGCCATGACATGGGTGCCGGTGAAGTGGCCGACGCCGAGGCCGCTGCCGCCTGGCTACGCGCGCAGCATCCCGAGCTGCCCCTGGTGCTGATGGGCTTCTCCTTCGGTGGCTTCGTTGCCGCCAGCCTGGCCGGGCGCCTGGAGGCCGGGGGCGCGGCCCTGCAACACCTGTTCATGATCGCCCCGGCGGTGATGCGCTTGAGCGAGCAGTTCCCGCTGCCCGAGCGCGTCGACCTCACGGTGGTGCAGCCGGACACCGACGAGGTGGTCGATCCGCAGCTGGTCTACGACTGGTCGAATGACCTGTCGCGCCCCCATGAGCTGCTGAAAGTGGCAGAATGCGGACACTTCTTCCATGGCAAGCTGACCGATCTGAAGGATCTGCTGCTGCCGCGCCTTTCGAACTGA
- a CDS encoding methionine gamma-lyase: MRDSNKNTGFSTRAIHHGYDPLSHGGALVPPVYQTATYAFPTVEYGAACFAGEEPGHFYSRISNPTLALLEQRMASLEGGEAGLALASGMGAITATLWTLLRPGDELIVGSTLYGCTFAYLHHGIGEFGVKIRHVDLNDIPALRAAITSKTRMIYFETPANPNMQLVDIAAVVDAARGHDLSIVVDNTYCTPYLQRPLELGVDLVVHSATKYLSGHGDITAGLVVGRKALVDRIRLEGLKDMTGAVLSPHDAALLMRGLKTLALRMDRHCANAQQVAEFLAEQSQVELLHYPGLPSFAQYALAQRQMRLPGGMIAFELKGGIEAGRRFMNALQLFSRAVSLGDAESLAQHPASMTHSSYTQQERAEHGISEGLVRLSVGLEDIDDLLADIAQALKACA, translated from the coding sequence ATGCGCGACTCCAACAAAAACACCGGTTTCTCCACGCGGGCCATCCACCATGGCTATGACCCGCTGTCCCACGGCGGCGCCCTGGTGCCGCCGGTGTACCAGACCGCCACCTATGCCTTCCCCACCGTCGAGTACGGCGCCGCCTGCTTCGCGGGCGAGGAACCGGGGCATTTCTATAGCCGAATTTCCAATCCGACCCTGGCCCTGCTGGAGCAGCGCATGGCGTCCCTGGAAGGGGGCGAGGCCGGGCTGGCGCTGGCCTCCGGGATGGGCGCCATCACCGCCACGCTATGGACGCTGCTACGTCCGGGTGACGAGCTGATCGTTGGCAGTACCCTGTACGGCTGCACCTTCGCCTACCTGCACCACGGTATCGGCGAGTTCGGCGTGAAGATCCGCCATGTCGACCTCAACGACATCCCGGCACTGCGGGCCGCGATCACCTCGAAGACGCGGATGATCTATTTCGAGACCCCGGCCAACCCCAACATGCAGCTGGTGGACATTGCCGCGGTGGTCGATGCCGCCCGGGGCCACGACCTGAGCATCGTGGTCGACAACACCTACTGCACGCCTTACCTGCAACGCCCGCTGGAACTGGGCGTGGACCTGGTGGTGCATTCGGCCACCAAGTACCTGTCCGGGCATGGCGATATCACCGCCGGGCTGGTGGTCGGGCGCAAGGCACTGGTCGACCGTATCCGCCTGGAAGGGCTCAAGGACATGACCGGCGCGGTGCTGTCGCCCCATGACGCGGCGCTGCTGATGCGCGGCCTCAAGACCCTGGCCCTGCGCATGGACCGTCACTGCGCCAATGCTCAGCAGGTGGCCGAGTTCCTCGCCGAACAATCACAGGTCGAGCTGCTGCACTACCCGGGGCTGCCGTCCTTTGCGCAGTACGCGCTGGCCCAGCGGCAGATGCGCCTGCCGGGCGGCATGATCGCCTTCGAGCTCAAGGGCGGGATCGAGGCCGGTCGTCGCTTCATGAACGCCCTGCAGCTGTTCAGCCGCGCGGTGAGCCTGGGCGATGCCGAGTCGCTGGCCCAGCACCCGGCGAGCATGACCCACTCCAGCTATACCCAGCAGGAGCGTGCCGAGCATGGCATCTCGGAAGGGCTGGTGCGCTTGTCGGTGGGGCTGGAGGACATCGACGACCTGCTCGCCGACATTGCCCAGGCCTTGAAGGCCTGCGCCTGA
- a CDS encoding GlxA family transcriptional regulator, giving the protein MASLRYSKQLGLGLQPMFEIGLVSPDGLPVDSFSNVQLPVDSGLNDADVIILPAFWDDFDNLLQRYPQVLPWLREQHARGAVLCAEASGVFWLAESGLLDGKEATTYWRFFASFAERFPKIRLNQDKHLTDADNLYCAGGTTSACDLYIYLIERFCGANVARAVARDILYEVQRSYTPGRMGFGGQKLHQDLIILQIQHWLEEHFADKFRFEDVARNHGMSIRNFMRRFQSATGDKPLHYLQRLRIETAKGLLSSTRKSIKTISYEVGYDDASFFARLFRQHTELSPNQYRQQFMQEA; this is encoded by the coding sequence CTGGCCAGCCTGCGCTACAGCAAGCAGCTGGGGCTGGGCCTGCAACCGATGTTCGAGATCGGCCTGGTGAGCCCGGACGGCTTGCCCGTGGACAGCTTCAGCAACGTGCAACTGCCGGTCGACAGCGGCCTGAACGACGCCGACGTGATCATCCTGCCGGCCTTCTGGGACGACTTCGACAACCTGCTGCAACGCTACCCCCAGGTCCTGCCCTGGCTGCGCGAGCAGCATGCCCGCGGCGCGGTGCTGTGCGCCGAGGCCAGCGGCGTGTTCTGGCTGGCCGAATCCGGGCTGCTGGATGGTAAGGAGGCGACCACCTACTGGCGCTTCTTCGCCAGCTTCGCCGAGCGCTTCCCGAAGATCCGCCTGAACCAGGACAAGCACCTGACCGACGCCGACAACCTGTACTGCGCCGGCGGCACCACCTCGGCCTGCGACCTGTACATCTACCTGATCGAGCGTTTCTGCGGCGCCAACGTGGCCCGCGCCGTGGCCCGCGACATCCTCTACGAGGTGCAGCGCAGCTACACCCCGGGGCGCATGGGCTTCGGCGGCCAGAAGCTGCACCAGGACCTGATCATCCTGCAGATCCAGCACTGGCTCGAGGAACACTTCGCCGACAAGTTCCGCTTCGAGGACGTGGCCCGCAACCACGGCATGAGCATCCGCAACTTCATGCGCCGTTTCCAGAGCGCCACCGGCGACAAGCCCCTGCACTACCTGCAGCGGCTACGGATCGAGACGGCCAAGGGCCTGCTGTCGAGCACGCGCAAAAGCATCAAGACCATCAGCTATGAGGTGGGGTACGACGACGCGAGTTTCTTCGCCCGGTTGTTCCGCCAGCATACGGAGCTATCGCCGAACCAGTATCGGCAGCAGTTCATGCAGGAGGCCTGA
- the rpsI gene encoding 30S ribosomal protein S9 — protein MSATQNYGTGRRKTATARVFLRPGTGNISINNRSLDVFFGRETARMVVRQPLELTETVEKFDIYVTVSGGGVSGQAGAIRHGITRALMEYDETLRGALRRAGYVTRDAREVERKKVGLRKARKRPQYSKR, from the coding sequence ATGTCGGCGACTCAAAACTACGGCACTGGCCGTCGCAAGACCGCAACCGCACGTGTATTCCTGCGTCCGGGCACTGGCAACATTTCCATCAACAACCGTTCTCTGGACGTGTTCTTCGGCCGCGAAACCGCTCGCATGGTTGTTCGCCAGCCGCTGGAACTGACCGAGACCGTTGAGAAGTTCGACATCTACGTCACCGTTTCCGGTGGTGGTGTCAGCGGTCAAGCCGGTGCAATCCGCCACGGCATCACCCGCGCCCTGATGGAATACGACGAAACCCTGCGTGGCGCCCTGCGTCGTGCTGGCTACGTCACCCGCGACGCTCGTGAAGTCGAGCGTAAGAAAGTGGGTCTGCGTAAAGCGCGTAAGCGTCCTCAGTACTCCAAGCGTTAA
- a CDS encoding YhcB family protein, with amino-acid sequence MEHSLLVWLLPTLALVVGVVVGFALARLLPNAAPSNTQRQLDDIQQRFDNYQNEVVTHFNSTASLVKKLTQSYQDVQDHLADGANRLALDELTRQRLLAALHSEAAQGPRDRLTPPKDTAEVPRDYAPKAPNSPGMLDESYGLKR; translated from the coding sequence GTGGAACACTCGCTCCTTGTTTGGTTGCTGCCGACCCTGGCCCTGGTTGTCGGCGTCGTCGTCGGTTTCGCGCTGGCCCGCCTGCTGCCCAATGCGGCACCGAGCAACACCCAACGCCAGCTGGATGACATCCAGCAGCGCTTCGACAATTACCAGAATGAAGTGGTGACCCACTTCAACAGCACCGCTTCGCTGGTCAAGAAGCTGACCCAGAGCTACCAGGACGTCCAGGATCACCTGGCCGACGGCGCCAACCGCCTGGCCCTGGACGAGCTGACCCGCCAGCGCCTGCTGGCCGCGCTGCACTCGGAAGCCGCGCAAGGCCCGCGCGATCGCCTGACACCGCCGAAGGACACCGCCGAGGTGCCGCGCGACTACGCACCGAAGGCCCCGAATTCGCCGGGCATGCTCGACGAGAGCTACGGGCTCAAGCGTTGA
- a CDS encoding NADP(H)-dependent aldo-keto reductase: MEYRKLGRTDLNVSALCLGTMTWGEQNTQDQAFAQIALAKARGINFIDTAEMYPVPPRPETYAATERIIGNWFAANGDRDDWILASKVAGPGNGISHIRDGQLKHNRQHIVAALDESLKRLQTDRIDLYQLHWPERSTNFFGKLGYQHLPQDIFTPLEETLEVLDEQVRAGKIRHVGLSNETPWGTLKFLHLAETRGWPRAVSIQNPYNLLNRSFEVGLAEVAIREQCGLLAYSPLAFGMLSGKYENGARPANARLTLFSRFARYSNPQTVAACGRYVQLAREHGLDPAQMALAFVTRQPFVTSNIIGATSLDQLRSNIDSQALNLGDELLAAIEAVHQEQPNPAP; encoded by the coding sequence ATGGAATACCGCAAGCTCGGCCGTACCGACCTCAACGTCAGCGCCCTGTGCCTGGGCACCATGACCTGGGGCGAGCAGAACACCCAGGACCAGGCCTTCGCCCAGATCGCCCTGGCCAAGGCCCGGGGCATCAACTTCATCGACACCGCCGAGATGTACCCAGTGCCACCGCGCCCGGAAACCTACGCCGCCACCGAGCGCATCATCGGCAACTGGTTCGCCGCCAACGGCGACCGCGACGACTGGATCCTGGCCAGCAAGGTCGCCGGCCCCGGCAACGGTATCAGCCACATCCGCGACGGCCAGCTCAAACACAATCGCCAGCACATCGTCGCCGCCCTGGACGAGAGCCTCAAGCGCCTGCAGACCGACCGCATCGACCTGTACCAGCTGCACTGGCCCGAACGCAGCACCAACTTCTTCGGCAAACTTGGTTACCAGCACCTGCCCCAGGACATCTTCACCCCGCTGGAGGAAACCCTGGAGGTACTCGACGAGCAGGTCCGCGCCGGCAAGATCCGCCATGTCGGCCTGTCCAACGAAACCCCATGGGGCACCCTGAAGTTCCTGCACCTGGCCGAGACCCGCGGCTGGCCGCGGGCGGTGTCGATCCAGAATCCCTACAACCTGCTCAACCGCAGCTTCGAGGTGGGCCTGGCGGAGGTGGCGATCCGCGAGCAATGCGGTCTGCTGGCCTATTCGCCGCTGGCCTTCGGCATGCTCTCGGGCAAGTACGAAAATGGCGCCCGTCCGGCGAACGCCCGCCTGACCCTGTTCAGCCGCTTCGCCCGCTACTCAAACCCGCAGACCGTGGCTGCCTGCGGCCGCTACGTGCAACTGGCCCGCGAGCACGGCCTGGACCCGGCGCAGATGGCGCTGGCGTTCGTGACGCGCCAGCCTTTCGTGACCAGCAACATCATCGGCGCCACCAGCCTCGATCAGTTGCGCAGCAATATCGACAGCCAAGCGCTGAACCTGGGCGATGAGCTGCTGGCAGCGATCGAGGCGGTGCATCAGGAGCAGCCGAACCCGGCGCCTTGA
- the rplM gene encoding 50S ribosomal protein L13 produces the protein MKTFTAKPETVKREWFVVDAAGQTLGRLATEIASRLRGKHKPEYTPHVDTGDYIVVINAEQIRVTGAKSSDKMYYSHSGFPGGIKEINFEKLIAKAPERVIETAVKGMLPKNPLGRDMYRKLKVYAGAAHPHTAQQPQELKI, from the coding sequence ATGAAAACTTTTACTGCTAAACCGGAAACAGTAAAGCGCGAGTGGTTCGTAGTCGACGCCGCTGGTCAGACCCTGGGTCGTCTGGCTACCGAAATCGCTAGCCGCCTGCGTGGCAAGCACAAGCCAGAATACACCCCTCACGTTGACACCGGCGACTACATCGTCGTCATCAACGCCGAGCAAATCCGTGTGACTGGTGCCAAGTCTTCCGACAAGATGTACTACTCCCACTCCGGCTTCCCGGGCGGTATCAAGGAAATCAACTTCGAGAAGTTGATCGCCAAGGCCCCTGAGCGTGTTATCGAAACCGCGGTCAAAGGCATGCTGCCGAAGAACCCGCTGGGTCGCGACATGTACCGCAAGCTGAAAGTGTACGCGGGTGCAGCTCACCCACACACTGCTCAGCAGCCTCAAGAACTGAAGATCTAA